One genomic segment of Nilaparvata lugens isolate BPH chromosome Y, ASM1435652v1, whole genome shotgun sequence includes these proteins:
- the LOC120355228 gene encoding acidic repeat-containing protein-like isoform X3, with translation MVESSSDDSSSDDSSSDDSSSDDSSSDDSSSDYSSSDDSQEEVDVSNGSLSVTITEGMDSSDDLMDLFDDSSTSSDNSQEDDDVDLDESEMSDDEPVARSGWMMVSKANRAVTGQNGLDSVQNSVVTGRNWTVTATNSSGKSSRKGEVPARNRPKSINTQPKVLDEPVSSRTRAATAKSQQLALSPAQCLRRKQAQK, from the exons ATGGTGGAGTCATCATCTGATGACTCCAGTTCTGATGACTCCAGTTCTGATGACTCCAGTTCTGATGACTCCAGTTCTGATGACTCCAGTTCTGATTACTCCAGTTCTGATGACTCACAAGAAGAAGTCGACGTCTCAAATG GAAGTCTGTCTGTCACCATCACTGAAGGGATGGATTCATCTGATGATTTGATGGATTTATTTGATGACTCCAGTACTTCATCAGATAACTCacaagaagatgatgatgtcGACTTAGATG AGTCGGAGATGAGTGATGATGAACCAGTTGCTCGTAGTGGATGGATGATGGTTTCTAAAGCGAACAGGGCGGTCACTGGTCAGAACGGGCTGGATTCTGTTCAAAACAGCGTGGTGACCGGTCGGAACTGGACGGTGACTGCGACAAACAGCAGTGGCAAGAGTAGCCGAAAAGGGGAAGTGCCTGCTCGAAACAGGCCGAAATCAATCAACACTCAACCAAAAGTGTTGGATGAACCAGTTAGCTCACGGACCAGGGCGGCCACCGCCAAATCACAACAACTAGCTCTAAGCCCAGCTCAATGTCTGCGCAGGAAACAAG
- the LOC120355228 gene encoding acidic repeat-containing protein-like isoform X2, with product MVESSSDDSSSDDSSSDDSSSDDSSSDDSSSDYSSSDDSQEEVDVSNGSLSVTITEGMDSSDDLMDLFDDSSTSSDNSQEDDDVDLDVGLYLFVESEMSDDEPVARSGWMMVSKANRAVTGQNGLDSVQNSVVTGRNWTVTATNSSGKSSRKGEVPARNRPKSINTQPKVLDEPVSSRTRAATAKSQQLALSPAQCLRRKQAQK from the exons ATGGTGGAGTCATCATCTGATGACTCCAGTTCTGATGACTCCAGTTCTGATGACTCCAGTTCTGATGACTCCAGTTCTGATGACTCCAGTTCTGATTACTCCAGTTCTGATGACTCACAAGAAGAAGTCGACGTCTCAAATG GAAGTCTGTCTGTCACCATCACTGAAGGGATGGATTCATCTGATGATTTGATGGATTTATTTGATGACTCCAGTACTTCATCAGATAACTCacaagaagatgatgatgtcGACTTAGATG TTGGTCTATACTTGTTTGTAGAGTCGGAGATGAGTGATGATGAACCAGTTGCTCGTAGTGGATGGATGATGGTTTCTAAAGCGAACAGGGCGGTCACTGGTCAGAACGGGCTGGATTCTGTTCAAAACAGCGTGGTGACCGGTCGGAACTGGACGGTGACTGCGACAAACAGCAGTGGCAAGAGTAGCCGAAAAGGGGAAGTGCCTGCTCGAAACAGGCCGAAATCAATCAACACTCAACCAAAAGTGTTGGATGAACCAGTTAGCTCACGGACCAGGGCGGCCACCGCCAAATCACAACAACTAGCTCTAAGCCCAGCTCAATGTCTGCGCAGGAAACAAG
- the LOC120355228 gene encoding uncharacterized lipoprotein SSP0535-like isoform X4, with product MVESSSDDSSSDDSSSDDSSSDDSSSDDSSSDYSSSDDSQEEVDVSNESEMSDDEPVARSGWMMVSKANRAVTGQNGLDSVQNSVVTGRNWTVTATNSSGKSSRKGEVPARNRPKSINTQPKVLDEPVSSRTRAATAKSQQLALSPAQCLRRKQAQK from the exons ATGGTGGAGTCATCATCTGATGACTCCAGTTCTGATGACTCCAGTTCTGATGACTCCAGTTCTGATGACTCCAGTTCTGATGACTCCAGTTCTGATTACTCCAGTTCTGATGACTCACAAGAAGAAGTCGACGTCTCAAATG AGTCGGAGATGAGTGATGATGAACCAGTTGCTCGTAGTGGATGGATGATGGTTTCTAAAGCGAACAGGGCGGTCACTGGTCAGAACGGGCTGGATTCTGTTCAAAACAGCGTGGTGACCGGTCGGAACTGGACGGTGACTGCGACAAACAGCAGTGGCAAGAGTAGCCGAAAAGGGGAAGTGCCTGCTCGAAACAGGCCGAAATCAATCAACACTCAACCAAAAGTGTTGGATGAACCAGTTAGCTCACGGACCAGGGCGGCCACCGCCAAATCACAACAACTAGCTCTAAGCCCAGCTCAATGTCTGCGCAGGAAACAAG